Proteins encoded by one window of Torulaspora delbrueckii CBS 1146 chromosome 2, complete genome:
- the EAF7 gene encoding Eaf7p (similar to Saccharomyces cerevisiae EAF7 (YNL136W); ancestral locus Anc_2.130) yields the protein MGIDWTIVDEIRLYRWVAQFKPAGINKHFHMLCIVERMNHPEKYPVTLLQKDVVKPGKLFTAEEIWEKLSSAYNLAEIDRLEDQETETIPRNNETDGELTMLERRQRLRQIRDFELPWDEYGELILENARNGVYEEGQDVLEEDEAAPSTPTGSEREDSEGPTDKRRSTRIRKSSRLMKPGGEEEGSSKESSDNEAHESKEESDEPTPEEGAIEEEEGSSDQPLAKRTRHSSQTRATNETSPKRKKRITDQPAKSNSVVQTRVSSRLRNRKQ from the coding sequence ATGGGTATTGATTGGACCATTGTCGATGAAATACGGCTTTATCGGTGGGTTGCCCAATTCAAACCGGCTGGGATCAACAAGCACTTCCATATGCTATGCATCGTGGAAAGAATGAATCACCCAGAGAAGTATCCTGTTACTTTATTACAGAAGGACGTTGTAAAACCGGGGAAATTGTTTACTGCAGAAGAGATTTGGGAGAAATTAAGTTCTGCATATAATCTTGCTGAAATTGATAGACTAGAAGACCAGGAGACAGAGACAATACCGCGAAATAATGAGACTGATGGAGAGTTGACCATGCTGGAGCGCAGACAACGACTGAGACAGATACgagattttgaattgcCTTGGGACGAGTACGGAGAGCTGATACTGGAGAATGCAAGGAACGGAGTTTACGAAGAAGGCCAGGATGttctggaagaagatgaagcagCCCCATCAACCCCCACAGGATCAGAGAGGGAAGATTCAGAGGGCCCTACAGACAAGAGGAGATCGACAAGAATAAGGAAATCCTCACGATTAATGAAACCTGgcggtgaagaagagggaTCCTCAAAGGAATCTTCAGATAACGAGGCGCACGAATCAAAGGAAGAATCAGATGAGCCCACTCCAGAAGAGGGcgcaattgaagaagaggaaggaTCCTCAGACCAGCCGCTTGCAAAAAGAACAAGACACTCATCACAAACAAGGGCCACAAACGAAACTTCGCCCAAACGGAAGAAACGTATCACTGATCAACCAGCAAAGTCTAACTCAGTGGTACAAACTAGAGTCTCCAGTAGACTACGCAACAGGAAACAATGA
- the FPR1 gene encoding peptidylprolyl isomerase FPR1 (similar to Saccharomyces cerevisiae FPR1 (YNL135C); ancestral locus Anc_2.131), with protein sequence MSETIEGNVKVDRLSVGDGKTFPKAGDLVTIHYTGTLENGQKFDSSVDRGSPFQCNIGVGQVIKGWDAAIPKLSVGEKARLTIPGPYAYGPRGFPGLIPPNATLIFDVELLKVN encoded by the coding sequence ATGTCTGAGACTATTGAAGGTAACGTTAAGGTTGATAGACTGTCTGTTGGTGACGGAAAGACTTTCCCAAAAGCCGGTGACTTGGTGACTATCCATTACACTGGTACCTTGGAGAACGGCCAAAAATTCGACTCTTCTGTCGACAGAGGTTCTCCATTTCAATGCAACATTGGTGTTGGTCAAGTCATCAAGGGCTGGGATGCAGCTATTCCAAAATTATCTGTTGGTGAGAAGGCCAGATTGACCATTCCAGGTCCTTACGCCTATGGTCCTCGTGGTTTCCCAGGTTTGATTCCTCCAAATGCcactttgatctttgacGTGGAGTTGTTGAAGGTTAACTAG
- the FYV6 gene encoding Fyv6p (similar to Saccharomyces cerevisiae FYV6 (YNL133C); ancestral locus Anc_2.134): MSSSSGNPKKRPLAFVSEGVTDLETQKAREQVEQAKFEAECKRRERKSLRDQLRANAINKQKEFNGLVKERDDFNRLNGEELEYYNKLKDSERKKERDLQAYLDRGSQDFDLRQSQLKSKEEKINGEPVTPLTKNKDLKGIIKKSKGNKKKLGLKLAKTAKDNRPPN, encoded by the coding sequence ATGTCTTCGTCGAGTGGCAATCCAAAGAAACGTCCATTGGCGTTTGTCTCAGAAGGTGTAACCGATCTTGAGACACAAAAGGCCAGAGAACAGGTGGAACAAGCCAAGTTTGAAGCGGAGTGCAAGAGAAGGGAGAGAAAATCGTTACGAGATCAACTCAGAGCCAATGCGATCAATAAGCAGAAAGAGTTCAATGGACTAGTGAAGGAGCGAGATGATTTCAACCGCCTTAATGGTGAAGAGCTCGAGTATTAtaacaagttgaaagaCAGCGAGAGAAAGAAGGAGCGTGACTTGCAAGCTTACTTGGACAGGGGATCACAAGACTTTGACTTAAGGCAGTCCCAACTCAAGAGTAAAGAGGAGAAAATCAATGGTGAACCAGTCACTCCATTGACGAAGAACAAGGACCTCAAAGGTAtaatcaagaagagcaagggaaacaagaaaaaactCGGGCTCAAACTTGCCAAGACAGCCAAGGACAACAGACCTCCCAACTAA
- the NDT80 gene encoding transcription factor NDT80 (similar to Saccharomyces cerevisiae NDT80 (YHR124W); ancestral locus Anc_2.135), translating to MHHLNRSSLEEYDKFEEENHEFGSLDRADQIIQTHINDDGTTSNYFDKRKLKIAPRSTLQFKVGPPFELVDNYSTVFETSTSEPILFQLNPRIDRGFDFIDDEWVGYKRNYFTLVSSFETPGLELVAFLNGSYSIQLHNTNAIPDVKVKYFAVKIKAKSDDDQTEISLVQHTAKRDKGPQFTPATTPLIPSELPQHQIIREASNVRNFDKMRKYDSTFFFHRDRNPEEYDVNGIVSSYPIECIQKVARYERVQFASSINVKKPSQQNKHFRLHIILGAVTSPPSDLSPYAAYNSSLNMCDEEVLEDGTREYFVPLQEMQTPPLIIRGRSPSNYTSSQRIAVRTNSSLSLGKKSSASPNNPILTSQQPVSSPISSSPLKKKVGRPAKRGAKVSEPTSVPPSVVKTNIKEAGYRASRRVETIEHIERLYKEGSSIGLRKSDSTDRYSNENVEDESKRPRLSRNSSIDPREIELKPSSFEPDENVYIVGSLALTATLKSQRVEKSVKRRKTDEQSTSKMPELQAAIKANQASLLSPRSLSSHSATKSPDPQSPIDETQIEQSFEDSLSNGLHSISLSMLNETSSNYCHVTTTAHSEEENIPRTFTRIIGETSFTNLYTYKQEVRIPESISTKDVNNLPSQVEDGNFYEELSFYRH from the coding sequence ATGCATCACTTGAATAGATCATCTCTAGAGGAGTACGATAaattcgaagaagaaaatcatgaATTTGGGAGTCTAGATAGAGCGGACCAAATAATTCAAACCCATATTAACGACGATGGGACTACTTCTAACTATTTCGATAAGAGAAAGTTAAAGATAGCGCCGCGCTCAACGCTGCAGTTTAAGGTTGGGCCTCCATTCGAGTTAGTCGATAATTATAGTACTGTTTTCGAGACAAGTACTTCGGAACCTATACTTTTCCAACTGAATCCACGCATTGACAGAGGTTTCgatttcattgatgatgaatgggTAGGCTATAAGAGAAATTATTTTACATTGGTCTCCTCTTTTGAAACACCGGGATTGGAACTTGTTGCATTCTTGAATGGTTCTTACAGTATTCAATTGCATAATACTAATGCTATTCCAGATGTTAAAGTAAAATATTTTGCAGTAAAGATAAAGGCGAAAAGTGACGATGACCAAACCGAGATCTCCTTGGTACAACACACCGCTAAGAGGGATAAAGGTCCCCAGTTCACCCCTGCCACTACTCCATTAATTCCATCGGAGCTTCCTCAACATCAGATTATTAGGGAGGCCTCCAATGTGAGAAATTTCGATAAGATGAGAAAATATGACTCgacttttttcttccataGAGATAGGAATCCAGAAGAATACGACGTCAATGGTATTGTTTCCTCGTATCCCATTGAATGCATTCAAAAAGTAGCTCGGTATGAAAGAGTCCAATTTGCATCTTCTATTAATGTTAAGAAGCCATCGCAGCAAAATAAGCATTTCCGTCTTCATATAATATTGGGAGCCGTCACTTCTCCACCTAGTGATTTGAGCCCTTACGCAGCATATAACAGTTCTCTAAACATGTGCGATGAGGAAGTTCTCGAAGATGGAACAAGAGAGTATTTTGTTCCTTTACAAGAAATGCAAACTCCGCCGCTGATAATTCGAGGCAGATCTCCATCAAATTATACTTCATCGCAGAGAATTGCTGTTAgaacaaattcatcattgagtCTAGGCAAAAAGAGCTCTGCATCACCAAACAATCCTATCTTGACCTCTCAGCAACCCGTATCATCACCGATAAGTTCATCGccgctgaagaagaaagttggTAGGCCTGCGAAGAGAGGTGCAAAGGTTAGTGAACCTACATCAGTACCTCCTTCAGTGGTTAAAACCAACATAAAGGAAGCTGGCTATCGAGCCTCTAGACGGGTGGAGACAATAGAGCATATTGAGCGGTTGTACAAGGAAGGTTCATCTATAGGTCTCAGAAAAAGTGACAGTACAGACAGATACTCAAATGAAAATGTGGAAGATGAATCTAAGAGACCAAGGCTATCAAGAAATAGCTCTATCGATCCGAGAGAGATTGAACTAAAGCCGTCAAGCTTTGAACCAGACGAAAATGTCTATATAGTTGGATCGTTAGCATTAACAGCAACGCTGAAATCGCAGCGAGTCGAGAAGAGTgtcaagagaagaaaaactgATGAACAATCAACTTCTAAGATGCCCGAATTGCAAGCTGCTATCAAGGCAAACCAAGcctctcttctttcacCCAGATCTTTATCTTCACATTCAGCTACTAAATCCCCTGATCCGCAGTCCCCAATAGATGAGACTCAAATAGAGCAATCGTTTGAAGATTCCCTAAGCAATGGGCTCCACTCGATATCGCTTTCCATGCTCAACGAAACGTCATCCAATTACTGTCATGTCACCACTACCGCTCATtcagaagaggaaaacaTACCGCGAACATTTACTCGAATCATTGGCGAGACCTCTTTTACAAATTTATACACTTACAAGCAAGAGGTTCGAATACCAGAGAGTATTTCAACGAAGGATGTTAACAATTTACCATCTCAAGTCGAAGATGGCAATTTCTATGAAGAGCTCAGCTTCTATAGGCACTAA
- the KRE33 gene encoding ribosome biosynthesis protein KRE33 (similar to Saccharomyces cerevisiae KRE33 (YNL132W); ancestral locus Anc_2.136): MVKKAIDSRIPALVRNGVQTNQRSFFVIIGDRARNQLPNLHYLMMSADLKMNKSVLWAYKKKLLGFTSHRKKREAKIKKEIKRGTREANDQDPFESFISNQNIRYVYYKETEKILGNTYGMCILQDFEALTPNLLARTIETVEGGGIVVILLKSMSSLKQLYTMTMDVHSRYRTEAHNDVVARFNERFILSLGSNENCLVVDDELNVLPISGGKNVVALPPKDEDETTPQVAELNGLKESLQDVQPAGSLVALSKTVNQAHAILSFIDVITEKTLDTTVALTAGRGRGKSAALGIAIAAAVSQGYSNIFVTSPSPENLKTLFDFIFRGFDALGYQEHIDYDIIQSTNPDFNKAIVRVDIKRDHRQTIQYIVPQDNHVLGQAELVVIDEAAAIPLQIVKNLLGPYLIFMASTINGYEGTGRSLSLKLIQQLRNKANSSGREGSQTEITSRDNKQQVGVRSGGRQLREILLDEPIRYAPGDPVEKWLNKLLCLDVTLIKNPRFAARGTPHPSQCNLFIVNRDTLFSYHPVSESFLEKMMALYVASHYKNSPNDLQLMSDAPAHQLFVLLPPIDPKDGGRIPDPLCVIQVALEGEISKDNVRNSLARGQRAGGDLIPWLVSQQFQDEEFAGMSGARVVRIATNPEYSSMGYGSRAIQLLRDYFEGKFTDMSEDSKPRDFSIKRISDRELEKSNLLKDEVKLRDAKSLPPLLLKLSEQLPNFLHYLGVSYGLTQSLLKFWKNNKFIPVYLRQTANDLTGEHSCVMLNVLEGRESNWLADFAKDFHKRFLSLLSYDFHKFTAVHSLSVIESAKKAQDLSITDWDSHELTKEQLDDVFSPFDLKRLDSYANNLLDYHVIVDMLPSLAALYFMGKMGSSVSLSSVQSAILLAIGLQHKDIDAISKELNIPANQAIAMFAKIMRKMSVFFRQLQRDSIAQAMPAIEDEEVAEMNGNALKSYDAAETLDQMDKDLEEAGSEAISAMKEKQKELINSLNLDKYAIDENNEDWKDSTNSLEKAAKSNGVVSVKTGKKERQKMPRIFIMMR; this comes from the coding sequence ATGGTGAAAAAAGCTATTGATTCGAGAATTCCTGCCCTGGTGAGGAATGGTGTTCAGACGAACCAAAGGTCATTTTTCGTCATCATTGGTGATAGGGCTCGTAACCAGTTGCCAAATTTGCATTATCTTATGATGAGTGCTGACCTCAAGATGAACAAGTCTGTTCTTTGGGCctacaagaagaaattgctggGGTTTACTTCGCAtagaaagaaaagagagGCCAAgataaagaaagagatcaagagagGTACTAGAGAGGCTAATGATCAAGATCCATTCGAGAGTTTCATTTCCAATCAAAATATCAGGTACGTTTACTACAAAGAGACTGAAAAGATTCTGGGTAATACGTACGGTATGTGTATCCTGCaggattttgaagctttgacGCCCAATCTTTTGGCAAGAACAATCGAAACAGTTGAAGGTGGTGGTATCGTTGTCATTCTTTTAAAGTCTatgtcttctttgaagcagTTGTACACTATGACTATGGATGTGCACTCCCGTTACCGTACAGAAGCCCATAATGATGTGGTTGCAAGATtcaatgaaagatttatcTTGTCTCTTGGGTCAAATGAGAACTGTTTAGttgtcgatgatgaattgaatgTGCTGCCCATCTCCGGTGGTAAAAATGTGGTTGCTTTGCCACCtaaggatgaagacgaaaCAACCCCTCAAGTGGCAGAACTGAATGGCTTAAAGGAATCATTACAGGATGTACAGCCTGCTGGCTCTTTGGTCGCACTATCCAAAACGGTCAATCAGGCTCATGCGATCCTGTCCTTTATCGATGTTATAACGGAAAAGACATTGGATACTACGGTTGCACTGACAGCTGGTAGAGGTAGAGGTAAATCTGCTGCCTTAGGTATCGCAATTGCAGCTGCAGTGTCTCAAGGTTACTCAAATATCTTCGTCACTTCTCCTTCGCcagaaaatttgaagactcTTTTCGACTTCATTTTCAGAGGTTTCGATGCTTTGGGTTACCAGGAACACATTGATTACGACATCATTCAATCAACTAATCCAGATTTCAATAAAGCCATTGTGAGAGTTGATATTAAGAGAGATCACAGGCAGACCATTCAATACATTGTACCCCAGGACAATCATGTACTTGGTCAAGCGGAATTAGTTGTTATTGATGAGGCTGCAGCAATTCCTTTGCAAATTGTCAAGAACTTGCTAGGTCCTTACCTAATCTTCATGGCATCGACGATTAACGGTTACGAAGGTACAGGTAGATCGTTGTCCCTGAAACTGATACAACAATTGCGTAACAAGGCAAATTCAAGCGGCCGTGAAGGATCTCAAACAGAAATTACATCGAGAGATAATAAGCAGCAAGTCGGTGTCCGTTCTGGCGGGCGTCAACTGCGTGAAATTCTACTGGATGAACCAATTAGGTACGCACCAGGCGACccagttgaaaaatggttAAACAAACTACTGTGTCTAGACGTCACTCTAATAAAGAATCCTAGATTCGCTGCTAGGGGTACTCCACATCCTTCGCAGTGTAACTTGTTCATTGTCAACAGAGACACTTTATTCTCATATCATCCGGTGTCAGAATCgttcttggagaagatGATGGCACTTTACGTGGCATCTCATTATAAGAACTCTCCTAACGATTTGCAGTTGATGAGTGATGCTCCAGCGCATCAATTGTTTGTTTTACTCCCACCAATTGATCCCAAAGACGGCGGTAGAATCCCAGATCCTTTGTGTGTGATTCAAGTAGCGCTAGAAGGTGAGATATCAAAGGATAATGTTAGAAATTCTCTTGCCCGCGGTCAAAGAGCTGGCGGTGACCTGATTCCATGGTTAGTGTCTCAgcaatttcaagatgagGAGTTTGCTGGTATGAGTGGTGCTCGTGTGGTAAGAATCGCTACCAATCCCGAGTATTCATCCATGGGTTACGGTTCTCGTGCCATTCAGCTACTTCGGGACTATTTCGAAGGAAAGTTCACTGACATGTCCGAGGATTCCAAACCAAGAGACTTCTCAATTAAGAGAATCAGTGACAgagagcttgaaaaatccaaTTTATTGAAGGACGAAGTTAAACTAAGAGACGCGAAATCTTTACCACCTCTACTCCTAAAGCTTTCAGAGCAACTACCAAACTTCCTTCATTACCTGGGTGTTTCCTATGGTTTAACTCAATCTCTGCTGAAATTCTGGAAGAATAACAAGTTTATCCCAGTTTATCTACGTCAAACAGCAAACGACTTGACAGGCGAGCACAGTTGTGTTATGTTAAACGTTTTAGAAGGTAGAGAATCTAACTGGCTAGCAGATTTTGCCAAAGATTTCCACAAGAGATTCTTATCATTGCTGTCTTACGATTTCCATAAGTTCACTGCCGTCCACTCACTGAGTGTCATAGAGAGCGCCAAGAAAGCGCAAGATTTGTCAATCACAGATTGGGATTCTCATGAATTGACAAAAGAGCAGCTAGATGACGTCTTTTCTccttttgatttgaaaagattggaCAGTTACGCCAACAACCTGTTGGACTACCACGTTATCGTTGACATGTTGCCTTCATTGGCTGCACTATACTTTATGGGCAAGATGGGCTCCTCCGTCAGCCTGTCTAGCGTTCAAAGTGCCATCCTACTTGCTATCGGTCTGCAACATAAGGACATCGACGCTATAAGCAAAGAACTGAATATTCCAGCCAACCAAGCGATTGCCATGTTTGCTAAGATCATGAGAAAGATGTCAGTGTTTTTCCGTCAATTACAAAGAGACTCCATTGCACAGGCAATGCCAGCTATagaggacgaagaagtGGCTGAGATGAATGGTAACGCGTTGAAGAGCTACGACGCTGCGGAAACGCTCGACCAGATGGATAAGGATTTAGAAGAAGCAGGATCTGAAGCCATTAGTGCCATGAAGGAAAAGCagaaggaattgatcaattccCTGAACTTGGACAAATACGCAATCGACGAAAATAACGAGGACTGGAAAGATTCTACGAATAGTCTAGAGAAAGCTGCCAAATCCAACGGAGTTGTTAGCGTAAAGACAGGTAAAAAAGAAAGACAGAAAATGCCCAGGATATTTATAATGATGAGATGA
- the TOM22 gene encoding Tom22p (similar to Saccharomyces cerevisiae TOM22 (YNL131W); ancestral locus Anc_2.137): MVELTEIIEESTTFEDPQVQPVDGVVRDDLKGADLSDDEYDSDFEDDYDENETFVERLVALKDIVPPKQRQTISNLFNVASHFLRNAFSKAGGVTWAITTSALLLGVPLSLSILGEQQLIEMEKSFDLQKDANDLLSQGDGTVAPVAAPATA, encoded by the coding sequence ATGGTTGAATTAACAGAAATCATCGAAGAATCAACCACATTTGAGGATCCACAAGTGCAGCCGGTTGACGGCGTTGTTAGGGACGATTTAAAGGGCGCTGACCTGTCTGATGATGAGTACGATagtgattttgaagatgactACGATGAGAATGAGACCTTCGTGGAAAGATTAGTTGCTCTTAAGGATATTGTCCCTCCAAAGCAAAGACAAACCATTTCTAACCTTTTCAATGTTGCTTCACATTTTTTGAGGAATGCCTTCTCAAAGGCAGGTGGGGTCACTTGGGCTATTACCACCTCAGCTTTGCTGCTCGGTGTCCCATTGTCTTTGTCCATACTTGGCGAGCAACAATTGATCGAAATGGAAAAGAGTtttgatttgcaaaaggaTGCTAATGACCTATTATCTCAAGGTGACGGCACGGTTGCCCCAGTTGCCGCCCCAGCAACTGCCTGA
- the CPT1 gene encoding diacylglycerol cholinephosphotransferase (similar to Saccharomyces cerevisiae EPT1 (YHR123W) and CPT1 (YNL130C); ancestral locus Anc_2.138) has protein sequence MGYFVPHTSLENLKAYNYQSDDRSIVSYYLLKPFWRKFSQIFPLWMAPNVVTLSGFGFIIINVLTVLYYDPGLNKESPRWTYFSYAVGLFLYQTFDACDGMHARRTGQSGPLGELFDHCIDSLNTTLSLIPFCSTTGIGYSYLFILSQFAVLWNFYLSTWEEYHTHMLFLSEFSGPVEGILLICSSFILAGIFGPQTVWHTEIANFYMGAYNIKFETLDLMIAFSASGLFFNVISARRNVINYYKKEDKQTYQKKQSAAMLGLAPFYVYYATVFLVIIIEPKFISLPFILSIGLTMAFVVGRIIIAHLTKQKFPIDNPPMVIPFFQIVLHTIATRFLGYDNDEVVKALVWMGFGLSSGIHLMFINDIIYDFTAYLDIYALSIKHPKHA, from the exons ATGGGGTATTTTGTTCCGCATACTAGCCTCGAAAACTTGAAGGCATACAA TTATCAGAGTGATGATCGCTCAATTGTATCCTATTATTTGTTGAAACCATTTTGGAGAAAGTTTTCGCAAATCTTCCCTCTATGGATGGCCCCAAATGTAGTCACTTTATCTGGTTTCGGCTTCATTATTATCAATGTGCTCACTGTCTTGTATTATGATCCTGGATTGAACAAGGAATCGCCACGTTGGACTTACTTCTCGTATGCGGTAGGTTTATTTTTGTACCAAACGTTTGATGCTTGTGACGGGATGCATGCCCGGAGAACTGGTCAATCGGGCCCTTTGGGTGAACTATTCGATCATTGTATTGACTCGCTAAATACTACTCTCTCCCTTATCCCATTTTGCTCAACTACCGGTATTGGTTATTCTTATTTGTTTATCCTCAGTCAATTTGCAGTCCTGTGGAACTTTTACCTGAGTACTTGGGAAGAGTACCACACGCATATGCTCTTCCTCAGTGAGTTTTCTGGCCCAGTTGAAGGTATATTACTAATTTGTTCCAGTTTCATCTTGGCTGGTATCTTTGGTCCACAGACTGTCTGGCACACAGAGATTGCCAACTTTTATATGGGCGCATACAATATCAAGTTCGAAACTCTGGACCTAATGATTGCCTTCTCAGCAAGCGGTTTATTCTTTAACGTCATCTCCGCCAGAAGAAATGTCATTAACTAttacaagaaggaagaCAAGCAAACCTACCAGAAGAAGCAATCAGCAGCAATGTTGGGACTTGCTCCATTCTACGTTTACTACGCTACAGTTTTCCTTgttatcatcattgagcCTAAATTCATCAGTTTGCCCTTCATTCTGTCCATTGGGCTTACAATGGCATTCGTGGTTGGTCGAATCATTATAGCTCATTTGACCAAGCAAAAATTCCCAATAGATAATCCCCCAATGGTCATCCCCTTTTTCCAGATCGTGCTCCACACAATTGCAACTCGCTTCCTCGGATATGACAATGATGAGGTCGTCAAAGCTTTAGTGTGGATGGGTTTCGGTCTTTCAAGCGGTATCCATCTGATGTTTATCAATGATATCATTTACGATTTTACAGCGTATTTGGACATCTACGCATTGTCCATCAAGCATCCCAAGCATGCTTAA
- the CIA2 gene encoding iron-sulfur cluster assembly protein CIA2 (similar to Saccharomyces cerevisiae YHR122W; ancestral locus Anc_2.139), whose product MSEFINENPNVVEDNELPRRKEDEAYQSLLGNAANGEALRRRKLLLKINHSAQSQALKNVELLDRLLLTSVPPELIPDNNEDTSEDDSFDEPADPIDSQEIYDLIAHISDPEHPLSLGQLSVVNLQDIEVHDSGEKDKMAEVIVRITPTITHCSLATLIGLGIRVRLDRALPERFRITILLKTGSHQSENQVNKQLNDKERVAAACENEQLLGVVSKMLSTCK is encoded by the coding sequence ATGTCTGAGTTCATTAATGAAAACCCGAACGTTGTGGAGGATAACGAACTACCTAGAAggaaagaggatgaagcTTATCAATCGCTTTTAGGTAACGCCGCTAATGGAGAAGCACTCCGTAGGCGAAAACTGCTATTGAAGATTAATCATTCAGCCCAGTCACAagcattgaaaaatgtgGAACTACTGGATAGACTACTATTGACGTCTGTCCCTCCAGAGCTAATACCAGACAATAATGAGGACACAAGTGAAGACGACAGTTTTGACGAGCCAGCAGATCCTATTGActctcaagaaatttacGACCTGATTGCACACATATCTGACCCCGAGCATCCACTCTCACTAGGGCAGTTGTCAGTCGTTAACTTACAGGATATTGAAGTCCATGATTCGGGTGAAAAGGACAAGATGGCAGAAGTCATAGTGCGCATAACACCAACCATCACACACTGTTCTTTGGCTACTCTGATAGGGCTGGGAATAAGGGTACGGTTAGATCGAGCGCTCCCGGAAAGGTTCAGGATCACTATCTTGCTTAAGACAGGCAGTCATCAAAGTGAAAACCAAGTGaacaagcaattgaatgacAAAGAGCGTGTTGCTGCCGCTTGTGAGAATGAACAACTCTTAGGCGTTGTATCAAAAATGTTAAGTACTTGCAAGTAG
- the NRK1 gene encoding ribosylnicotinamide kinase (similar to Saccharomyces cerevisiae NRK1 (YNL129W); ancestral locus Anc_2.140) — MTVDKVVLVALSGCSSSGKTSIAMLAARILPNSILLHEDDFYKHDEEVPIDTKYGIRLWDDPRALDFDLFDKELDIIKKTGQISQELIHNNNVDGIEKFNIHDDFVKQLKQKCSSIEPNVKIVIVDGFMIYNNPKLSSKFDLKILIRAPYQVLKRRRAARPGYKTLDSYWVDPPYYFDEFVYKSYKDAHNRLFINNDVEGQLDASTSNDIRDFKNDDDTPIEDAVYWVCQEILSFLNGSKSVAPQSNATLNN; from the exons ATGACAGTAGACAAAGTAGTTTTGGTAGCCCTGAGTGGATGCTCCTCTAGCGGGAAAACA AGTATTGCTATGCTGGCTGCGagaattcttccaaatagTATCTTACTACATGAGGATGACTTTTACAAacatgatgaagaagttccAATAGATACGAAGTACGGAATCAGACTTTGGGATGACCCGCGAGCACTTGACTTTGATttatttgataaagaattgGACATAATAAAAAAGACAGGCCAGATTTCGCAAGAGCTTATTCACAACAACAATGTCGACGGCATAGAGAAATTTAACATACATGATGATTTTGTGAAGCAGTTGAAGCAAAAATGTAGCTCCATTGAACCAAATGTGAAGATAGTTATCGTGGATGGATTCATGATTTACAACAATCCAAAGTTGTCATCAAAATTCGACTTGAAGATTTTAATTCGTGCCCCATATCAAGTCCTGAAGAGGAGGAGAGCCGCTAGGCCAGGGTATAAGACTCTCGATTCCTACTGGGTCGACCCACCTTActattttgatgaatttgtCTATAAATCTTACAAGGATGCGCACAATCGGTTATTCATAAACAACGATGTTGAAGGGCAGTTAGATGCTTCCACATCAAATGACATAAGAGACTTTAAGAATGACGATGACACGCCGATCGAGGATGCCGTGTATTGGGTGTGTCAAGAGATTCTATCTTTTCTCAATGGCTCAAAGTCCGTCGCGCCACAAAGTAATGCAACACTTAACAATTGA